Proteins found in one Cheilinus undulatus linkage group 9, ASM1832078v1, whole genome shotgun sequence genomic segment:
- the man2a2 gene encoding alpha-mannosidase 2x, with translation MKLRKQVTVCGGAIFCVAVFSLYLMLDRVQHDPARRQNGGNFPRSQISVLQNRIEQLEQLLEENHQIISHIKDSVMELTDTGAVSPSGHLPFRSANGSWVLPFDGRPTFLAVKPQDCQFAVGSRSQTDVQMLDVYSLLKFDNPDGGVWKQGFDITYDPEEWNNEPLQVFVVPHSHNDPGWIKTFDKYFTDQTQHILNNMVVKLAEDPRRKFIWSEISFFSKWWESADIHKQEAMRKLILGGQLEIVTGGWVMTDEANVHYFAMIDQLIEGHQWLERNLGITPRSGWAIDPFGHSSTMPFLLKRANLTSMLIQRVHYSIKKHFASTRSLEFMWRQAWDTGSSTDMFCHMMPFYSYDVPHTCGPDPKICCQFDFKRLPGGRINCPWKVPPKTVVEANVAERANLLLDQYRKKSKLYRSKVLLVPLGDDFRYDKALEWDQQYMNYQKLFDYMNSHPEMHVQAQFGTLTDYFNAVYKEHKVAPGSRPADFPVLSGDFFAYADREDHYWTGYFTSRPFYKSLDRVIESHLRGAEILYSLAVGNARHAGMEGRYPVSDYALLVDARRSVALFQHHDAITGTAKENVVVDYGTRLLRSLIGLKRVIVNAAHFLVMKNKEFYRFYQTEPFLETDDRRATQDSLPQRTLIELDPAGPRYVVLFNPIEQERLCAVTVLVNTVRVRVLTEDGQTVPVQLSAQWSSATQMSAEVFEATFMVRLPPLGLAVFHIYDAPDSPMTLRSDTLLRLPGRGATARAADPLPVRSQQSDPQTFYISSQSLTLGFSGSTGLLESIKRKDDPQEVKVQMQFMVYGTRPSKDKSGAYLFLPDGKAKPYNQKEPPVVRVVEGPLFSEVVAHYQHFQQTIRIYNVPGVDGLSIEISTMVDIRDQTNKELAMRLVTDIQSGGVFYTDLNGFQIQPRHHHLKLPLQANFYPMPSQAYIQDSHHRLTLHTAQSLGVSSLENGQLEVIMDRRLMQDDNRGLGQGLKDNKKTANRFRLLLERRSTGNKMQDSATTSFPSILSHMTNAFLNHEVLALPVLPKRRGIPPLQTFAPLKSIMPCDFHLLNLRSIQSQQDPHSPSQYTAMILHRLALDCGIEAQNLGFNCTTTQGQLNVSGLFKNLDVQLLQPVSLTLMHSSTPLANDSSINLDPMEISAFKLKLR, from the exons ATGAAGCTGAGGAAACAGGTGACAGTTTGTGGAGGGGCCATATTCTGTGTGGCTGTGTTTTCACTGTATTTGATGTTGGATCGAGTCCAACATGACCCTGCAAGGCGACAGAATGGCGGGAACTTTCCACGG AGCCAAATCTCTGTTCTGCAGAACCGGATAGAGCAGCTGGAGCAGCTCCTGGAGGAAAACCACCAAATCATCAGCCACATAAAGGACTCTGTGATGGAGCTCACAGACACAGGAGCTGTGTCTCCCAGTGGCCACCTGCCTTTCAGAAGTGCCAACGGTTCCTGGGTCCTTCCCTTTGACGGCCGCCCCACTTTCCTCGCTGTAAAGCCCCAGGATTGCCAATTTGCTGTAGGCAGCCGTAGTCAAACAGACGTTCAG ATGCTGGATGTGTACTCTCTTCTAAAGTTTGACAACCCTGATGGAGGTGTATGGAAACAAGGCTTTGACATTACTTATGACCCTGAAGAGTGGAATAATGAACCGCTGCAAGTGTTTGTGGTCCCTCACTCCCATAATGACCCAG GTTGGATCAAGACTTTTGACAAGTACTTCACAGACCAgacacaacacattttaaacaacatGGTGGTGAAGCTGGCCGAGGATCCTCGGAGGAAGTTCATCTGGTCGGAGATTTCATTCTTCTCCAAGTGGTGGGAGAGCGCAGACATACACAAACAGGAGGCGATGCGCAA ACTGATCCTCGGAGGGCAGCTGGAGATTGTGACAGGCGGATGGGTGATGACGGACGAAGCAAACGTTCACTACTTTGCCATGATAGACCAGCTTATTGAAGGGCATCAGTGGCTGGAGAGAAATCTTG GCATAACTCCCCGCAGCGGGTGGGCTATCGACCCTTTCGGCCACAGCTCAACAATGCCCTTCCTGCTGAAGAGAGCCAACCTGACCAGCATGCTCATCCAGCGGGTCCACTACTCCATCAAAAAACACTTTGCCTCCACCCGGAGCCTGGAGTTTATGTGGAGGCAGGCATGGG ACACTGGATCCAGCACGGATATGTTTTGCCACATGATGCCATTCTACAGCTACGATGTGCCTCACACATGCGGGCCTGACCCAAAAATCTGCTGCCAGTTTGATTTCAAGAGGCTACCAGGTGGTCGCATAAACTGTCCGTGGAAAGTGCCACCAAAAACTGTGGTGGAAGCCAATGTAGCAGAGAG GGCAAACCTGCTCCTGGATCAGTATCGTAAAAAGTCCAAACTCTACCGCAGCAAGGTGCTCCTCGTCCCCCTGGGAGATGACTTCCGCTATGATAAGGCCCTTGAGTGGGATCAGCAGTATAtgaactaccagaaactgttTGACTACATGAATTCCCACCCAGAGATGCACGTACAA GCTCAGTTTGGGACTCTCACAGACTACTTCAACGCTGTatacaaagaacacaaagtAGCTCCAGGATCCAGACCTGCAGACTTCCCAGTGCTCAGTGGAGATTTCTTTGCCTATGCGGACCGTGAAGACCACTACTGGACTGGATATTTCACATCCCGGCCTTTTTACAAGAGCTTGGACCGTGTGATAGAGTCACACCTCAG GGGGGCAGAGATTCTCTACAGCTTGGCGGTTGGGAATGCTCGCCATGCAGGTATGGAGGGGCGGTACCCGGTCTCAGATTATGCCCTGCTGGTCGATGCAAGGCGGTCTGTTGCTCTCTTCCAACACCACGATGCCATTACAGGCACTGCTAAAGAAAATGTTGTTGTCGACTATGGCACCAG ATTACTGCGTTCACTTATTGGCCTGAAGAGAGTCATCGTCAATGCTGCTCATTTTCTGGTGATGAAGAACAAAGAGTTTTATCGCTTTTACCAGACAGAGCCATTCCTAGAGACG GATGACAGGCGGGCTACACAAGACTCTCTGCCTCAGCGCACTTTAATCGAGCTGGACCCAGCAGGGCCGAG GTATGTGGTTCTgttcaaccccatcgagcaggAGCGGCTGTGTGCGGTGACTGTGTTGGTCAACACGGTCAGGGTGCGGGTGCTCACAGAGGACGGACAGACTGTCCCTGTGCAGCTGAGTGCTCAGTGGAGCTCTGCCACTCAAATGAGTGCAGAGGTGTTTGAG GCAACGTTCATGGTTCGCCTGCCACCCCTGGGTCTTGCTGTTTTCCATATTTACGATGCTCCTGACTCGCCCATGACGTTACGCTCAGACACCCTGCTGAGGCTGCCCGGTCGGGGTGCCACCGCTCGGGCTGCTGATCCCCTCCCTGTTCGCTCGCAGCAGTCGGACCCTCAGACCTTCTACATCAGCAGTCAGTCTCTCACTCTAGGCTTCTCTGGATCCACTGGCCTTTTGGAG AGTATCAAGCGTAAGGATGATCCTCAGGAAGTAAAGGTTCAGATGCAGTTCATGGTTTATGGTACTCGCCCCTCCAAAGACAAAAGTGGAGCGTACCTCTTTCTACCTGATGGCAAAGCGAAG CCCTACAACCAGAAAGAGCCTCCGGTGGTACGTGTTGTGGAGGGGCCCCTCTTTTCGGAGGTGGTGGCACACTACCAGCACTTTCAGCAGACCATTCGCATCTACAATGTGCCAG gCGTGGATGGGTTGTCTATTGAGATCAGTACCATGGTGGACATCAGAGATCAGACTAATAAAGAGCTGGCCATGAGGCTGGTCACTGACATCCAGAGTGGAGGCGTCTTCTACACGGATCTTAACGGCTTCCAG ATTCAGCCTCGCCACCATCACCTAAAGCTCCCCCTGCAGGCCAACTTCTACCCCATGCCTAGCCAGGCGTACATCCAGGACAGCCATCACCGCCTCACACTGCACACAGCTCAGTCTCTGGGCGTCAGCAGCCTGGAGAATG GCCAGCTTGAAGTGATTATGGACCGGCGGCTGATGCAGGATGATAATCGTGGGCTGGGTCAGGGCCTGAAGGACAACAAGAAGACGGCAAATCGCTTCCGTCTGCTGCTGGAGAGGAGATCCACGGGCAACAAG ATGCAGGACAGTGCAACAACCAGCTTCCCATCCATACTCAGTCACATGACCAACGCCTTCCTGAACCACGAGGTCCTTGCGCTGCCCGTCCTGCCTAAAAGACGCGGGATCCCTCCTCTGCAAACCTTCGCCCCTCTGAAGTCCATCATGCCGTGTGACTTCCATCTCTTGAACCTGCGCAGCATCCAGAGCCAG CAAGACCCCCACTCTCCGTCTCAGTACACAGCTATGATTCTTCATCGTCTGGCACTGGACTGCGGCATTGAGGCTCAGAACCTGGGCTTCAACTGCACCACCACACAGGGGCAG CTGAATGTATCAGGACTTTTTAAGAATCTGGatgtgcagctgctgcagccCGTCTCCCTGACTCTGATGCACTCCAGCACGCCTCTGGCCAACGACTCGTCCATAAACCTCGATCCCATGGAGATCTCAGCCTTCAAGCTCAAGCTGCGCTAA